Proteins co-encoded in one Rhopalosiphum maidis isolate BTI-1 chromosome 2, ASM367621v3, whole genome shotgun sequence genomic window:
- the LOC113551653 gene encoding translocation protein SEC62: MAEKRKGKRRRDEEYNLDPEASADKPSKTEYSVAAWLRKHVPHKKTKFAGHNVEYFTGSKAVDSLLESKWATSEKLFTTRQEIETFLDLMLKHQFYHRAKKVPISDQELKAMKNKKSKKLNDTDKDEKKKTDKKKKDKKDDESEETSKDDKIDDDKIKSTEIERKKKSRKIRLEMHMEQSFVDNLDAYVWIYDPIPFYYWVIGTFIVFGGIGICLFPLWPPQVRMGVQYLSIAAAGFLIFIIVLAILRLVLFSLLWILTTGKLHFWLFPNLTEDVGFFASFWPIYTYSVFYKKSAKKGKKKKEKLSDDEDEDDKKLDDCDEEKKSSESEIDEKVPETETFEHDNTLLDSESGKFENPKCSEDSSSTDTETSSQQSHSANDFVMVEKQDAQDT; encoded by the exons ATGGCCGAGAAAAGAAAAGGCAAACGACGACGAGATGAG GAGTACAACTTGGATCCTGAGGCCTCGGCTGACAAACCCAGCAAGACTGAGTATTCTGTGGCCGCCTGGTTACGCAAGCACGTTCCGCACAAGAAGACCAAATTTGCGGGCCACAATGTCGAGTACTTCACAG GTAGCAAAGCTGTCGACAGTTTATTGGAATCAAAATGGGCAACCAGCGAGAAGTTATTCACTACTAGACAGGAGATTGAAACGTTTTTGGACTT AATGTTAAAGCATCAATTTTATCACCGTGCTAAGAAAGTACCAATATCTGATCAGGAATTAAAAGCtatgaaaaataagaaatccaaaaaattaaatgatactgATAAAGATGAGAAGAAGAAAAcagataaaaagaaaaaagataaaaaagatGATGAAAGCGAAGAAACTAGTAAAGATGACAAAATCGATGATGATAAAATCAAATCCACTGAA ATtgaacggaaaaaaaaaagtcgaaAAATACGTTTAGAAATGCATATGGAACAATCATTTGTTGATAATTTGGATGCGTATGTTTGGATTTATGATCCTattccattttattattgggTTATTGGAACATTCATTGTATTTGGTGGAATTGGAATTTGTTTATTTCCATTATGGCCACCTCAAGTgag aatGGGTGTGCAGTACTTAAGTATAGCAGCGGCAGGATTTCTgattttcattattgttttggCCATTCTTAGATTAGTCTTATTCAGTTTACTTTGGATATTGACTACAggcaaattacatttttggcTATTCCCTAATTTGACAGAAGATGTAGGGTTCTTTGCTTCATTTTGGCCCATTTATACA tatagtgtattctataaaaaaagtgCTAAAAagggaaagaaaaaaaaggagAAATTATCAGATGACGAGGATGAAGACGATAAGAAACTGGATGATTGTGATGAAGAAAAAAAGTCTTCAGAATCCGAAATCGACGAAAAGGTTCCTGAAACTGAAACATTTGAACATGACAACACTTTATTAGATTCAGAATCTGGGAAATTTGAAAATCCAAA ATGTTCTGAAGATTCTTCTTCAACTGATACAGAAACAAGTAGCCAGCAATCGCACAGTGCTAATGATTTTGTCATGGTGGAAAAACAAGATGCCCaagacacataa
- the LOC113553936 gene encoding methyl-CpG-binding domain protein 4-like has protein sequence METDHGKLKCIDKNSKMKCPTPHTEKIVNARKITYCRRPGLIYKNLIKNQNAIQTSQYFELTCGVHQWIPPRSPYALIQEDLFHNPWQLLIATIFLTKVTAKLAIPKIHEFLLKWPTPEDVTKANPQDLLFSVKNLGLENTRVKTIKRFTADFLSKNWKYPIELYGIGKYGNDSYRLFCVNEWRIVQPDDILLSKYKDWLTLNEKQLGI, from the exons atgGAAACAGATCATGGAAaacttaaatgtattgataaaaattccaaaatgaAGTGTCCAACACCACATACAGAGAAGATTGTGAATGCCCGGAAGATAACTTATTGCAGACGACCAGGATTGATTTATAagaatcttataaaaaatcaaaatgcaaTACAAACCagtcaatattttgaattgacATGTGGTGTTCATCAATGGATCCCACCTAGATCTCCATATGCTCTTATACAAGAAGACTTGTTTCACAATCCTTGGCAACTGTTGATtgctactatatttttaacaaaagtaactg cTAAACTTGCAATTCCAAAAATTCATGAATTTTTACTGAAATGGCCCACACCAGAAGATGTGACTAAAGCAAATCCCCAAGATTTACTTTTTTCGGTGAAAAATTTAGGACTAGAAAATACCCgtgttaaaactataaaacgatttacag cggATTTCTTGTCAAAAAATTGGAAGTACCCAATAGAGTTGTACGGAATTGGCAAGTACGGTAATGATTCATATAGACTCTTTTGTGTGAATGAATGGCGAATAGTACAACCAGATGATATActgttatcaaaatataaagacTGGTTAAcgttaaatgaaaaacaacttggaatttaa